The following is a genomic window from Coriobacteriia bacterium.
TCTCGCTCGCGTTGTCCGCGACGTACTTGAGCATCGCGCGCAGGTCCTTGATGTCAAGCAGAAGCAGTCCGTTGTCGTCGGCCACGCGAAACGCGACGGTCAGCACCGCCGACTGGATGTCGTTGAGGTTGAGCATCCGGCCCAGCAGCAGCGGCCCGACCTCAGTGACGGTCGTTCGCACCGGATGGCCCTGCTCGCCGAACACGTCCCAGAACATGACCGGCGTGCCGTCGAAGCCCCAGTCGCCCAGGCTGAGCTGCTCGATGCGCTCGGCGACCTTGGGGTTGTCGCCGCCCGGCTGCGATATCCCCGACAGATCCCCCTTGATGTCGGCCGCGAACACGGGGACACCGATGCGGCTGAACGCCTCAGCAAGGACCTGCAGCGTGACCGTCTTGCCGGTACCCGTGGCACCGGCTACGAGCCCGTGCCGGTTGGCCATGGCGGGCAGGAGCCGCACATCCGCGGCGTCCTTGGCGATGAGCATTCCTTCGAGCGGTTCGGTCATGGCGGACTCCCCGAGTCGGTGGCGATGCGACGATGAGCGCTGCTCAACAGATACCCTAAGCGGGCATCCGGCGAGCGCGCCGTATACTCAACGTCCACTATGAGCGAGCCGTCTGACATACACGTGATCGAACGAGGTGCCATCCGCACCCTGCGGATCGGCCGCATCGAACAGTCGTCGATGTACCTCGACTCGCCGTTCGAAACGGACTTCGACTACCCGGCCTACCTCCACATCACCGTAGCCATCGTGCCCGAGCCGCGCCGTGCGCTGGTCATCGGTCTGGGCGGCGGAACCGTGGTCAAGCAGCTGTGGCGCGATCACCGCGCGCTCTCCATCGACTCGGTAGAGCTCGAGCCGCGCGTGGCCGACCTGGCTCGCACGCAGTTCGCGCTTCCGACCGATGAACGCATCCGGGTCCACATCGGCGACGGGCGGGCGTTTGTCGAGGACACGAGTGAGACCTACGACATCGTGATCGTGGACGCATTCGACGACGACACGGTGCCGCTCCCGCTGCGCACCGAGCAGTTCGTCCGGCTCGCCCACGCACGGCTCGCCGAGGGCGGCGTGCTCGCGTACAACATGCACGGGTCGGTCGTGGGGGACCGGAGCAAGCCCTTCCGCGCGCTGCACCGCACGCTGTCCAACACGTTTCGCCGTGTCTGGACGTTCCCGGTCGGGCTGTCCGGCGGCGCTGCGGCGGGCGTGCACCGCGAGATCATCGTGCTCGCCAGCGATGCGGCTCTGACTGACAAAGCGCTCCTGGCGCGCATCGAGTCGCGCGTTGACGGGCGCGTGGGCGTGCTGGGCTTCGAGCGAACTGCCGCCGACCTGTATCGCGAGGGAGTCCGCTCCGGCGACGTGGCGGTGCTCACCGACCCGCCTGGGTAAACACCCTTTCAGGGGGGTGTTGAGCATGATCGATGTCGAGATCAAGACCACCGAGGCCGTGACTGTGGCCTACCTGCCTATGAGGGGTGCATACGCGCAGATGCCCGAGGCGATGGGTCGGCTCTACGGCTGGGTAGCACAGCATGGAATGCAGCCGACCGGGATGCCAACGGCGGTGTACTACACCGCGCCGGATGAGGGCCCGGAGGCTGAAGCGCTGTGGGAGCTGCAGGCGCCGATCGCGGGCGAGGTGGCCGAAGTGCAGCCCGACGAGGATGGCTGCGGCGTGAGGCGGCTTGAATCACAGCTGGTGGCGTCCACGGTGTACCGCGGCCCCTACGAGGGCATAGCGCCGACCTACGAGGAACTTGGGCGCTGGATCGTCGCCAACCGATACGCGCCGAGCGGTGCGCCATCGGAATCCTACCTCTCCGACCCGCAGGACACGCCACCCGAGGAGTACCTCACCGAGGTCCGCTTCCCGGTTGCTGCCGTCGGATCGTGAGGCCGCACGGGGCACGGCACTTCAGCCTGAGCCTCACTCCATCGTGACGTAGCGAGACAGATCCTCGCCGAGCACTTCGTCGAGCTCCGAGGTGTCTCCCGTGCGCACGTCCACGAAGGTGAACGCGAAGACGCCGTAGCGTCGAACGTCTGTGGGGCGCACCTCCAAGACGTGCGAGAACCTCGAGGTGAACCCCTCCAGATCCACCGCGGCGATGCGCGCACGGTCCACAGACGCCGGCAGGTCTGCCACGATCATCGCGGTGACTCGCCCGCCGCGCTCGCGAGCGATCGCATCCCAGTCCGGGCACGTCCCCTCCAGATAGCAGCGGTACGGGTTCACCCCGTAGGCGAAGTGCGCCAGATCGGTCGCGCACCACCCGCCGAACCGCATAGGATTGATCTCGATGGGGGCGACACTGCCGGCGGCGTCGATGCGCAGCTCCGCATGCACGGGGAAGTCACGCAGGTCGGCCCGCTTGCCCACCTCGGTCAGGAACTCCATCGCTGGTGCCCCGAGCCGCTCGATCACCTCCACGCTGGTGTAGTAGACGCGGTCGCTCACGTCATCAGCGGAGGCGAAACGGTGCGCGAGCACGTTGACAAGCACGGGCTTGCCCGCGCTATCGAAGTACGCGTCAACCGCGAACTCCTCGCCGTCTATGACCTCTTCGATCACGAAGCGGTCAAGGTCGAGCACCTGCTCCGGGTACATCTGGCGCTGTGCAGCGACCTCCCGTTCGACGCGCGTGAGCACCCCCGGCCACTCATCGTACGACCCGACCACGTGCACGCCGACGCTGAAGAAGCCGACTGCGGGCTTGATGACGAACGGCGCGCGCACCACCGACGGGTCGAACGAACGCAGCTCGGCGAAGGGCACCCCCGTGAAGCGGTACTCCGGGTACATGTCGGCCACGAGCTCACGGAAGGCGACCTTGTCCTTGAACAGCCGGATGCGCCGCGGCAGATCGGTTCCGCCAAGGTGCTCCGCGATCCAACCGATGGCGTTCTCGGAGTTCGCGTAGATTCGGGCCCCGGGGCGCGCGGCCGCCGCTGCGAAGGCGGCGTCATCGGACAGCGCCACACCACGACCGGCGAGCGCGAGGCGCGCCATGCGGGTATCGAGGACCGGCACACCCGACTCGGCGACGGTGGATGCGAGGAGTTCTGAGACGTAGGGCTCTTCCAAGATGAACACGGGACCTCCGAGGAGACGGGCGGTAAACTGCACGCGACTGAATCCCGATACTAACTCAGTCGGCACTTCTTTCGAGGGGGAACCAATGCCAGCGACCGTCAAGGGCTCCGTGGTCACCGCTGCGTACGACTACCTGCGCGCGACCTACGGCGAGGAGGTCTGGAAGCGGATGCTCCTGCGCCTGAGCTATGAGGACCAGGACCTCGTGAAAGCGTCGAGCCGCACTCTGGCGTACCCGGTGGCGGTGGACGGTCGCGTTCTTGCCGCGTTCGTGGCCGAGCAGTTCGAAGGAAACCGGATGCTCGCCGAGCGCGAGCTGCGGCGTGGGGGCTCCTCGCAGGCCGACACCATGCTCCACGGCGTCTTCAGCATCTTCGCCCGCCTGGCCTCGCCGAAAGCGGCCTTCAGCCGTGCGGGTTCGATCATCACCTCGGTGTACACAGAGGTCGACTCCGAGACCGAGGCGCACGCCGACGGAACCGGCGGCATCATCCGAATCCACGGTCTGGGAGAGAGCTCCTTCGTCGCTCCGTGGCAATGCGGCTGGATGGAGCGGGCGCTCGTGCACTTCGGGTCGAGTTCGCCGCGAGTCATCGAACGCGCGTGGCAGGCGGGGCGCGATGCCAGCGACGAGCTCGTCTACGAGGTCACGTTCTAGAGCGAGAGCACGAGCCCCACGGCGATTGCCCACATCACGACGCCGATGCCGATGTCGAGCACGCGCCACGTACCGGGCCGACGAAAGACCGGGGCCAGCAACCGCGCCCCGAAACCGAGCGCCGCGAACCACGCGAGCGACGCCGCAAAAGCACCCGCGAGAAACCACCAGCGCTCCGGAACCGGCTGGCTGGCGGCCACTCCGCCCAGCAGCACGACCGTGTCGAGATAGACGTGCGGATTGAGCAGACTGACCGCGAGCGTGGCCGCGATGGCCGCGTACGTGCTGGGCAGCGATGCGGGCCCGGCACCGTCCCCCTGAAGCGTCTCAGTCACGAGCGCCCTGCGAAAGGACAGGGCGCCGTAGACCGCGAGAAACGCGACCCCGCCCCACGTGGCGACGGCCGTGAACTGCGGAAAGGCCTCCACCACCACGCCGAAACCGAGCGTTCCTGCCAGGATGAGCAGCCAGTCACACAGCACGCACGTCGCTACGATCGCCAGGACGTGAGACCTGACGATGCCGTTGCGCAACACGAACGCATTCTGAGCGCCGATAGCGATGATGAGGCTCGCGCCGAGGCCGGCTCCGGCCAGGAACGCGGAGAGCGACGGGTCCAGCTTGACACTCCTTGGACGAGAAGGAACCAGCGCCCGAGTGTACCTGACGCGGCGGGGGCTCGTGCGCCCGGCATCTCGCGCAACTCGTCCTGAGCGAGCCGACCTGTGGCACTATGCATGGATGCCTTATGTACTTACAGCCGCCGGCTTCATCGCCCTGTTCGCAGGGGGCGAGTTCCTCGTGCGTGGGGCGGTCACGGTGTCACGACGGATGGGCATCTCACCCCTGCTCGTCGGTCTCACGGTGGTCGCGTTTTGTACGTCAGCTCCTGAGCTGCTCGTATCCCTCCAATCCGCTATCGCAGGCAGCCCCGGTATCGCGGTGGGCAACGTCGTGGGCTCCAACATCGCCAACATCGCGCTCATCCTCGGCCTCGCCGCGCTCGTGAAGCCGTTTGCCTTCGACGTCCCTGACATCCGGAATGATGCGCTCGTGGCCCTCGGGACTTCGGCGTTCCTCGTTCCACTCGGCTGGTTCGGCATCATCCCCCGATGGGTCGGTGCGCTCATGGTCGCGGCGCTCGCGATCTATATCGTGCAGTCCTACCGCAGGGAGGTAGGCGCAGGCGCCGAGTCATCCGACTGGCACGCCGAGGAGGCCGAGGTCTTCACTTCAGGAGCTCCGTGGAGTGTCGCCATAGCCCAACTCGCCGGGGGCCTTTTCGCGCTGGTGCTGGGCGCCGACTGGCTCATCACCGGCGCCCAGGAGATAGCGCTCACCTTCGGCGTGCCGGAAGACGTCGTCGGCCTGACGGTCGTTGCGCTCGGTACGTCGCTGCCCGAACTCGCGACCTCTGTGATGGCGGCGCGGCGCGGGCACGCCGACGTGGCAATCGGCAACGTGCTGGGCTCCAACACCTTCAACGTGCTGTCGATCCTGGGCATAACGATCATCGTCGCGCCGCTGTCGATTCCCGAAGGGATCTCATCGTTCGACGTCCCGGTGATGCTCGCGTTCTCAACGGTGGCAATCGGCGGCCTGCTGCTCCGCGGCAAGATCGGGCGGCTGTTCGGCGGCCTGCTGCTGGCTGGGTACTTGGGCTACGTGGCGTATCTCTACGCGCCCGTCGGCTGAGGCCGTTCGACGCTCAGGAAACGGCCTTCTGACGCCTCACCCGCATTCCGCCTAGCGAGCCCGCTGATTG
Proteins encoded in this region:
- a CDS encoding fused MFS/spermidine synthase, translated to MSEPSDIHVIERGAIRTLRIGRIEQSSMYLDSPFETDFDYPAYLHITVAIVPEPRRALVIGLGGGTVVKQLWRDHRALSIDSVELEPRVADLARTQFALPTDERIRVHIGDGRAFVEDTSETYDIVIVDAFDDDTVPLPLRTEQFVRLAHARLAEGGVLAYNMHGSVVGDRSKPFRALHRTLSNTFRRVWTFPVGLSGGAAAGVHREIIVLASDAALTDKALLARIESRVDGRVGVLGFERTAADLYREGVRSGDVAVLTDPPG
- a CDS encoding GyrI-like domain-containing protein, with protein sequence MIDVEIKTTEAVTVAYLPMRGAYAQMPEAMGRLYGWVAQHGMQPTGMPTAVYYTAPDEGPEAEALWELQAPIAGEVAEVQPDEDGCGVRRLESQLVASTVYRGPYEGIAPTYEELGRWIVANRYAPSGAPSESYLSDPQDTPPEEYLTEVRFPVAAVGS
- a CDS encoding ATP-grasp domain-containing protein, producing MFILEEPYVSELLASTVAESGVPVLDTRMARLALAGRGVALSDDAAFAAAAARPGARIYANSENAIGWIAEHLGGTDLPRRIRLFKDKVAFRELVADMYPEYRFTGVPFAELRSFDPSVVRAPFVIKPAVGFFSVGVHVVGSYDEWPGVLTRVEREVAAQRQMYPEQVLDLDRFVIEEVIDGEEFAVDAYFDSAGKPVLVNVLAHRFASADDVSDRVYYTSVEVIERLGAPAMEFLTEVGKRADLRDFPVHAELRIDAAGSVAPIEINPMRFGGWCATDLAHFAYGVNPYRCYLEGTCPDWDAIARERGGRVTAMIVADLPASVDRARIAAVDLEGFTSRFSHVLEVRPTDVRRYGVFAFTFVDVRTGDTSELDEVLGEDLSRYVTME
- a CDS encoding LysE/ArgO family amino acid transporter, with translation MVPSRPRSVKLDPSLSAFLAGAGLGASLIIAIGAQNAFVLRNGIVRSHVLAIVATCVLCDWLLILAGTLGFGVVVEAFPQFTAVATWGGVAFLAVYGALSFRRALVTETLQGDGAGPASLPSTYAAIAATLAVSLLNPHVYLDTVVLLGGVAASQPVPERWWFLAGAFAASLAWFAALGFGARLLAPVFRRPGTWRVLDIGIGVVMWAIAVGLVLSL
- a CDS encoding calcium/sodium antiporter, with amino-acid sequence MYLTRRGLVRPASRATRPERADLWHYAWMPYVLTAAGFIALFAGGEFLVRGAVTVSRRMGISPLLVGLTVVAFCTSAPELLVSLQSAIAGSPGIAVGNVVGSNIANIALILGLAALVKPFAFDVPDIRNDALVALGTSAFLVPLGWFGIIPRWVGALMVAALAIYIVQSYRREVGAGAESSDWHAEEAEVFTSGAPWSVAIAQLAGGLFALVLGADWLITGAQEIALTFGVPEDVVGLTVVALGTSLPELATSVMAARRGHADVAIGNVLGSNTFNVLSILGITIIVAPLSIPEGISSFDVPVMLAFSTVAIGGLLLRGKIGRLFGGLLLAGYLGYVAYLYAPVG